A single genomic interval of Oryzias latipes chromosome 3, ASM223467v1 harbors:
- the tshz3 gene encoding teashirt homolog 3 — protein MPRRKQQAPRRAAAYVPEDEKEAALLDEERDGEDSAQEGEEATVKNFLFKDRPGSTGIHDSPNAADFSGQEMDSESHLSESSDRMSDFDSSSIKNEEDVLSKEPSNGLSPSASAMMATAPTSLSGDEAMIPATGSVADSLEKMKAIYTSFLTNSYWSTLNLNMSQPPAEKLPRSHSSSSSSSSSSSCGSGGYDWHQTAMAKTLQQASQNHHNRLSMAQHPTVAVSTASTEPNLFSTVQLYRQSSKLYGSIFTGASKFRCKDCSAAYDTLVELTVHMNETGHYRDDNHETDSEGTKRWSKPRKRSLLEMEGKEDAQKVLKCMYCGHSFESLQDLSVHMIKTKHYQKVPLKEPVTPVAAKIISSARKRVPIDLDIPSSPDSTGGTTPKPISLNDDILQKINNPYITPNNRYGHQNGASYAWQFESRKSQILKCMECGSSHDTLQELTAHMMVTGHFIKVTNSAIKKGKPVIESSPQAPMSNSTTEEKVQSVPLAATTFSPPPAPVPPPTSLSPTAMVVEIKKEEKEEGCTEEPIINNTLKDKREGGEEDTEEKFDISSKYTYLTEEDLDESPKGGLDILKSLENTVTSAINKAQNGAPSWGGYPSIHAAYQLPNIMKLSLGNSGKSSPLKYMFPGAEILSPTGKSQALLSPPSRQTSPLPKNNFHAMEELVKKVTEKAVKVEEKTREASAAVKDLPQRHATPSPCNSETENAAQGESPKENRANCETPNKGSGGGQGKDGNDGTDHRDSNGSITMKEPVENGVESPAITSPLPATLGSSTTIITDHPPPEQPFVNPLSALQSVMNVHLGKAAKPALPSLDPMSMLFKMSNSLAEKAAVASSTPPAHAKKTNNDHLDHYFYQQHISNDQPIDLTKGKVADKSSNGGSLGSTALSSTTSTPSVSPSSAVAMTKASAAVASFMSTSPLRENALSDISDMLRNLTESQATSKSSTPTSQCERSDIEGATQEETEDISPAQKRKGRQSNWNPQHLLILQAQFASSLRQTNDGKYMMSDLSPQERMHISRFTGLSMTTISHWLANVKYQLRRTGGTKFLKNLDSGHPVFFCSDCASQIRSPSTYVSHLESHLGFRLRDLAKLSGEQLLTQISQHHHHQRHTKGLTEKLFANLHPTSHPLPSSLATSLPSSLPISMTSSLTTSLASTKSPPPSPEDDDSGAIYQCKLCNRTFASKHAVKLHLSKTHGKSPEDHLMYVCELDKQ, from the coding sequence CTTACGTCCCCGAGGATGAGAAAGAGGCAGCCCTGTTGGATGAAGAACGCGACGGAGAAGACTCGGCCCAAGAAGGCGAGGAAGCGACAGTCAAGAACTTCCTCTTCAAGGACAGACCAGGATCCACCGGCATCCACGACTCCCCCAACGCTGCAGATTTCTCCGGTCAGGAGATGGACAGCGAGTCTCACCTGAGTGAGTCCAGCGACAGAATGTCCGACTTTGACAGCTCCTCTATCAAAAATGAGGAAGATGTCCTCTCTAAAGAACCTTCCAACGGGCTGTCACCGTCCGCTTCTGCCATGATGGCCACGGCTCCTACCTCGCTGAGTGGTGACGAGGCCATGATACCTGCGACCGGGTCTGTGGCCGACAGCCTCGAGAAGATGAAGGCCATTTACACCTCCTTCCTGACCAATTCCTATTGGTCGACTCTGAACTTGAACATGAGTCAGCCGCCTGCAGAGAAGCTGCCTCGcagtcacagcagcagcagcagtagcagcagcagcagcagctgtgggAGTGGAGGTTATGACTGGCATCAAACCGCTATGGCTAAAACTCTGCAGCAGGCCTCCCAGAACCACCACAACAGACTGAGCATGGCTCAACACCCCACGGTGGCCGTCTCCACGGCGTCCACGGAGCCCAACCTCTTTAGTACTGTTCAGCTCTACCGGCAGAGCTCCAAGCTGTACGGCTCCATATTTACCGGTGCCAGCAAGTTTCGCTGCAAGGACTGCAGCGCCGCATATGACACTCTCGTGGAGCTCACGGTACACATGAATGAGACCGGACACTACCGCGACGATAACCATGAGACAGACAGTGAGGGCACCAAACGCTGGTCCAAGCCCAGGAAGCGTTCCTTGCTGGAGATGGAGGGCAAGGAGGATGCACAAAAAGTTCTGAAGTGCATGTACTGCGGACACTCCTTCGAGTCTCTCCAGGACCTGAGCGTCCACATGATCAAGACAAAACACTATCAGAAAGTGCCTCTGAAGGAACCCGTGACGCCGGTGGCAGCTAAGATCATCTCCTCCGCCCGAAAAAGAGTCCCCATCGACCTGGACATCCCAAGCTCGCCTGACTCCACAGGAGGCACCACCCCCAAGCCCATTTCCCTCAATGATGACATCCTTCAGAAGATCAACAACCCCTACATCACCCCTAACAACCGCTACGGACACCAGAATGGCGCCAGCTACGCCTGGCAGTTTGAATCCAGGAAGTCGCAAATCCTGAAGTGCATGGAGTGTGGCAGCTCCCATGACACGCTGCAGGAGCTCACTGCACACATGATGGTGACGGGACACTTTATCAAAGTCACAAACTCTGCTATAAAGAAAGGTAAACCCGTCATCGAGTCGTCGCCCCAGGCCCCCATGTCCAACTCAACAACTGAGGAGAAGGTGCAGTCTGTTCCCCTGGCTGCCACTACTTTCTCCCCTCCCCCTGCCCCAGTGCCTCCTCCAACCAGCTTGTCTCCCACTGCAATGGTTGTGGAGATAAAGAAGGAAGAGAAGGAAGAGGGGTGCACTGAGGAACCCATCATCAACAACACACTCAAAGACAAGAGGGAAGGAGGGGAGGAGGACACTGAGGAAAAGTTTGATATTTCTTCAAAGTACACCTATCTAACAGAGGAGGACCTGGACGAAAGTCCAAAAGGGGGTCTAGATATTCTTAAGTCTTTGGAGAACACAGTGACGTCAGCCATCAATAAAGCTCAGAATGGAGCTCCAAGTTGGGGTGGGTATCCCAGCATTCATGCCGCCTACCAGCTCCCAAACATAATGAAACTCTCTCTGGGGAACTCCGGGAAGAGCTCCCCCCTCAAATACATGTTCCCCGGAGCTGAAATTCTCTCCCCCACTGGGAAGAGTCAAGCCCTGCTTTCACCTCCCAGCCGCCAGACGTCTCCACTTCCTAAAAATAACTTCCATGCCATGGAGGAGCTGGTAAAAAAGGTGACGGAGAAAGCGGTCAAGGTGGAAGAGAAAACTAGAGAAGCCAGTGCTGCCGTGAAGGATCTTCCTCAGAGACACGCTACGCCTTCGCCCTGCAACAGTGAGACGGAGAACGCAGCCCAAGGCGAGTCGCCCAAAGAAAACAGAGCAAACTGTGAAACCCCCAACAAGGGAAGCGGTGGGGGTCAAGGAAAAGACGGAAACGATGGAACCGACCACAGAGATTCAAATGGTAGCATAACCATGAAGGAACCAGTAGAGAACGGAGTGGAATCCCCGGCCATAACATCCCCCCTTCCTGCCACTCTGGGTAGCAGTACAACCATCATCACCGACCATCCGCCTCCAGAACAGCCCTTCGTCAACCCTCTGAGTGCTCTACAGTCAGTGATGAACGTACACTTGGGGAAGGCTGCCAAGCCTGCCTTGCCTTCCCTTGACCCAATGAGCATGCTGTTCAAGATGAGCAACAGCCTAGCAGAGAAAGCCGCCGTGGCTTCTTCCACCCCACCAGCGCACGCCAAAAAGACTAACAATGACCACTTGGACCACTACTTTTACCAGCAGCACATAAGCAACGACCAACCCATTGATCTCACCAAGGGAAAAGTAGCCGATAAAAGCAGCAACGGAGGCTCTTTGGGCTCCACTGCGCTATCTTCTACCACCTCCACACCGTCTGTGTCCCCCTCCTCTGCTGTAGCAATGACGAAAGCCTCAGCCGCTGTCGCTTCCTTCATGTCCACCTCCCCTTTGAGAGAAAATGCCCTGTCCGATATCTCTGACATGCTCAGAAACCTGACCGAGAGCCAGGCCACGTCCAAATCCTCCACGCCCACCAGTCAGTGCGAGCGCTCCGACATTGAAGGGGCCACACAGGAGGAGACTGAAGACATCTCTCCTGCCCAAAAACGAAAAGGTCGCCAGTCTAACTGGAACCCCCAGCATCTCCTTATATTACAAGCACAGTTTGCTTCTAGTTTAAGACAAACCAATGATGGCAAGTACATGATGTCCGACTTGAGCCCACAGGAAAGAATGCACATCTCCCGCTTCACTGGCCTTTCAATGACTACTATTTCACACTGGTTGGCCAATGTGAAGTACCAGCTGAGAAGAACCGGTGGCACCAAGTTCCTGAAGAACCTGGATTCTGGTCACCCGGTGTTCTTCTGCAGCGACTGCGCCTCACAGATTCGCTCCCCTTCCACTTACGTCAGCCACCTGGAGTCCCATCTAGGCTTTCGTCTGCGGGACCTGGCCAAGCTTTCGGGGGAGCAGCTGCTCACCCAGATATCCCAGCATCACCACCACCAACGTCACACAAAAGGACTCACTGAGAAACTTTTTGCAAACCTTCACCCAACCAGCCACCCTTTACCGTCCTCTTTGGCCACGTCCCTGCCCTCCTCTTTACCCATCTCCATGACCTCGTCCTTGACCACGTCTTTGGCCTCGACCAAGTCCCCGCCGCCGTCCCCCGAGGACGACGACAGCGGGGCCATCTACCAGTGCAAGCTCTGCAACCGGACTTTTGCGAGCAAGCACGCGGTGAAGCTTCACCTAAGCAAGACTCACGGAAAATCCCCCGAAGACCACCTCATGTACGTGTGTGAACTGGATAAACAGTAG